The region ATCCTGAACTTCATCGCCTCCAGCAACGGTATGCAGAAACCCTCGTGGCGGCTCAGGCAAAGGAAAACGGACGCGCTCTGGTAATAGTCCCCCAGGATTTCGTCCGGCACAGGGCCGGTGAACACAACGTCCCCAAGGTTCATTATCTCAATCAGGTTCTGGAGCGACTTGTAATAAAGCCCGTCCTGGTCATACCCCCCCACGAAAACCAGCCGCGAATCCTGATTGATGAAATCGCGGTAATAGTGATAGGCGGCGATCATGTCCTCATGCCGCTTGTTTGGCGCCACGCGCCCCACGAACAGGATATTGGTCTTGCCGTCATTGAATGGATTTTTGCCGGAAGGCTTTATCTTGTCGAAATTGAGGATATATGGAGTAATGGCGGTCTTTTCAAATCCAAGCGATTTTAGCTCCTCCTCGTTATATGCCGAGCCCGCCATGGCGAACTTGACCTTCCCCGCAAACTGCGCCAGCGTTTCCCGCGCCTCCCGGCACCCTCTGGCCGCTTCCGGGTTATACCGGTCGAAATACTCGCCCGGTGTGATGTTGTGATACATCAGGATCACGTTGTGCGCGTTTTCCAGGGCGAACCTGTTCACGGGCGACCCTGTGGAATAATGGTATATAAGCCAAGACCCGTCCGCCTCCGCCGCGTAGTCCTTGTAGTTCCTGGCGGAAAGCTTGTGGTGGACCACGTCGGCGAATATTTCGGTCTCGTGCCCCAAGTCCTTGAGCAACCGGTCAATCTCGGCCACGCAGTTGCCTATCGCGTCGCCATACCAGTAATTCGGGAGCATCTGGTGTATCTTCACCGCAAAGCCTCCTCGCACGCCGCGAAGAACTTTTTAAACCGGCCGCATATCACGTTCCAGTTATAGTTCTCCTTCGCGTAGCGCCTTCCCTTAATTCCCATTTGGCTGGCCTTGTCCGGATTGCCCACAATAAAGTCCACCGCCTCGCAGAATTCCCCGGCGTTTCCGAACGTCAACCCGGCGCCGGATTCTAGAGCATGCTCGCTTGTCGCCTCGCATCCGGAATGCACGATGGCGGGACGGCCGCAAAGCCAGGACTCCATCATCACCAGCGAAAAACTTTCCATCACAGACGGATTGCAAAAGGCGGTGGCCGCCGCATAGGCGTCCCGCTTGTCCCCGATTGGGACAAAGCCAAGGTCGTGGACACTTGCGCGGACTTCTTCCGGGATCGGCACGGCGCCAGAGCCTATCAGCACAAGCTTTAAGTCCGATTTTGGATTAAGCTTTTTGTATTCAGCGAAATATTCGATCAGCAACGGTGTGTTCTTGGTGGCGTCCTTCCTGCCTGCGTACAACAGGAAAGGCGTGTCTCCAAGCTCGTACTTTTTCCGGAACCTGGCGCCGTCGGCGCCGTCAATGTCGTCCACCCCTTCCCCCATCAGCACAGCCTCGGAGCTTTGCATTCCGCCGTATATTTTCAGCGCAAGGTTCATCTCCGCCCGGGAGTTGAAAAGCGCCGCGTTCACACGTTTGAACATTTTGCGGGTGACGTCCATGTATGCGTACCCCTCGTCGTGCAGGCAGGGGATAAGGAACGATTTGTATGGGACGATGGATGTGCCTTTTAGCGACGTGCCGAAAAGGTAAGGCAGGAAGAAATATAGCCGGTCCTTGTGGTTGTCCCCGATGAACTGGAACATCGCGTCGGAGTTGATGGCGTTGTTCATGAAATCGAGCTCTTCTTCCGGGGTGATCGGCTCTCGCTTGATAATCTTGTGGTTTATCGGCACGAAAACGTCCGTGTCCACAAACCGTGGGTTGAACCTGCGCACCGTGACGCCGTTGACGTTGTACACACCGGGCTCGTAATAGATGTTGTTCCAGTGCGATCCCAAATCACGCAAGGTGGTCGTGAGCACCTCCACCTCCATGCCGCGGATGAGCAGGTTTTCGGCCAGGCGCCTGCACTGGGTCTCGGCGCCGCCTCCTATATCCGCCCCGTAGAACGGGATCACGAATGACGCTTTCACCGCCCCCTACTCCCGCTCCACAGGGGTGAATACCTCGCCGTTTATGTTCCACCTGTGTGGCGGGCGGAACACCCCCTCGTCCATTATCTTCGAGCGCACGGTGAAGCCGTACATCTGGTCGTGGTAATCATATGGGTGGCCGTCCTTGGCATGGGCCGCCACGGAAATGGTGTAGGCCCCGTCAACAAGGTCAAGCCTGTCCACCTCGAAAACGATGGAGCCTGTCCCGGAAAGCCGCTCGATCTTCACGTCCTCCAGGTGGGTGTTCGTGCCGTAGCAGTGGCCGCCGTCGCTTTTATATATGGCCACGCCGAACACCGGCTCGGCGATAGGGCTTGGGGAGTTGTAGCCGATCTCCACTTTCATCGCCCCGCCGGACTTGAACACCATCCGCTCTTCCCCGGCGCCGTCGAGTATGCGAACTCCGGTGATCTCGATCTCCCGCGTCCCCCACCGGTTGGCCTGCTCGGCCCGCTTCGGCTCGTCTGTTTTTTCCTTGTCCAGCAGGGCGGTGTTTTCCATTTCCGCCACGGTGGTAAGGTAGGCGTCCACCACGCGGGTGGGCTTGCCGGTCAGCCTGATCTCGCCCTTGTCCACCCATATGACGCCGTCGCACCATTTCCTGATGTCGCCAAGGCTGTGGGACACGATCACGATGGTCTTCCCCGCCCTTTTAAAGCTCTCCAGCCGCTCCTGGCACTTGTGGCCGAACGCTTCGTCTCCCACCGCCAGCACTTCGTCCACCAAAAGCACGTCCGGGTCGGAATGGATGGCCACGGAAAAACCGAGCCGCATGAACATGCCGGAGGAGTATGTGCGCACGGGGTTGTCTATGAAATCGGCCAGCTCGGCGAAGGCCACAATGTCGTCGAACTTTTCCTCTATTTCGCGCTTTGGCAGTCCCAGGATGGAGGCGTTGATGAAAATGTTTTCGCGCCCCGAAAACTCCGGATGGAATCCCGCGCCAAGCTCTATGAGGGCGGACACCCTGCCGTTTATGGAAACATCCCCCCGATCCGGCCTGTATATGCCCGCCATTAGTTTTA is a window of Nitrospinota bacterium DNA encoding:
- a CDS encoding glycosyltransferase family 4 protein; translation: MKIHQMLPNYWYGDAIGNCVAEIDRLLKDLGHETEIFADVVHHKLSARNYKDYAAEADGSWLIYHYSTGSPVNRFALENAHNVILMYHNITPGEYFDRYNPEAARGCREARETLAQFAGKVKFAMAGSAYNEEELKSLGFEKTAITPYILNFDKIKPSGKNPFNDGKTNILFVGRVAPNKRHEDMIAAYHYYRDFINQDSRLVFVGGYDQDGLYYKSLQNLIEIMNLGDVVFTGPVPDEILGDYYQSASVFLCLSRHEGFCIPLLEAMKFRIPVVALGATGVNYTMGDAGIKLKEIRPNEIAEIIGLLDKDAAMREKVIQTQFGRLGYFARDKMAANFKRVLSIALNGG
- a CDS encoding glycosyltransferase family 4 protein translates to MKASFVIPFYGADIGGGAETQCRRLAENLLIRGMEVEVLTTTLRDLGSHWNNIYYEPGVYNVNGVTVRRFNPRFVDTDVFVPINHKIIKREPITPEEELDFMNNAINSDAMFQFIGDNHKDRLYFFLPYLFGTSLKGTSIVPYKSFLIPCLHDEGYAYMDVTRKMFKRVNAALFNSRAEMNLALKIYGGMQSSEAVLMGEGVDDIDGADGARFRKKYELGDTPFLLYAGRKDATKNTPLLIEYFAEYKKLNPKSDLKLVLIGSGAVPIPEEVRASVHDLGFVPIGDKRDAYAAATAFCNPSVMESFSLVMMESWLCGRPAIVHSGCEATSEHALESGAGLTFGNAGEFCEAVDFIVGNPDKASQMGIKGRRYAKENYNWNVICGRFKKFFAACEEALR
- a CDS encoding ABC transporter ATP-binding protein; its protein translation is MNAIEFSGVSKRFRKVTLRRNYGTLKSAIVGAIMGKSNGSSGSGDNLFTALNGVSFTVPKGETWGIIGRNGSGKSTILKLMAGIYRPDRGDVSINGRVSALIELGAGFHPEFSGRENIFINASILGLPKREIEEKFDDIVAFAELADFIDNPVRTYSSGMFMRLGFSVAIHSDPDVLLVDEVLAVGDEAFGHKCQERLESFKRAGKTIVIVSHSLGDIRKWCDGVIWVDKGEIRLTGKPTRVVDAYLTTVAEMENTALLDKEKTDEPKRAEQANRWGTREIEITGVRILDGAGEERMVFKSGGAMKVEIGYNSPSPIAEPVFGVAIYKSDGGHCYGTNTHLEDVKIERLSGTGSIVFEVDRLDLVDGAYTISVAAHAKDGHPYDYHDQMYGFTVRSKIMDEGVFRPPHRWNINGEVFTPVERE